ATAGTATCACCCTCTGCAACTAATCCAGCTAAAATCAATGCCGCTGAAGCTCTTAAATCTGAAGCCATTACATCAGCAGCGCTTAAACTGCTTACTCCTTTAATTATAGCGGTAGGGCCCTCTAGAGCTATATCCGCCCCCATTCTCTTTAACTCTCCTGCATGAATAAATCTTTCAGGAAAAACTTTCTCGGTTATAACGCTGACTCCATCGGAAACTACAAGAAGAGACATAAACTGAGCCTGCATATCAGTAGGAAAACCTGGATAAGGTAATGTTGTTATTTCAGACGAACTCAATCTGCCATTAGATTTGATGCTTATGCCATCCTCTCTTACATCAATAACACAACCTATGCTGTCAAGAGCATCTATAACAGCGCCAAGATGTTCTACTTTAGCATTCCTTATAAAAACATCCCCTCCTGTTATAGCGGCTGCAATCATATAGGTTCCTGCTTCAATCCTATCAGGTATAACACTATGCTTTGCTCCATGCAGCTTCTGGACACCTTCTATCTGTATTATAGGAGTGCCAGCTCCTTCAATCTTAGCCCCCATCTTATTTAAAAAATCGGCCAAATCAGCAATCTCAGGCTCTGAAGCAGCAGCCTCTATGTGAGTCTCTCCTTCGGCCAAAGTTGCAGCCATCATAATATTTGCAGTTGCAAGAACAGAGGAACCAAAAGGGCCGCCTAAATATAAACGCCTACCTTTAAGAGA
The genomic region above belongs to Candidatus Kaelpia aquatica and contains:
- the murA gene encoding UDP-N-acetylglucosamine 1-carboxyvinyltransferase; this encodes MDKIKIRGSNRLVGSVDISGAKNSLLPILAATLLSDEECIIDNVSNLKDVKTMIQILGCLGVLVRQEDKRLYIEPKEFLGNEASYELVKTMRASICILGPLLARKRKARVSFPGGCIIGRRPIDLHLKGLKSLGAKIECKHGYINAEADSLKGRRLYLGGPFGSSVLATANIMMAATLAEGETHIEAAASEPEIADLADFLNKMGAKIEGAGTPIIQIEGVQKLHGAKHSVIPDRIEAGTYMIAAAITGGDVFIRNAKVEHLGAVIDALDSIGCVIDVREDGISIKSNGRLSSSEITTLPYPGFPTDMQAQFMSLLVVSDGVSVITEKVFPERFIHAGELKRMGADIALEGPTAIIKGVSSLSAADVMASDLRASAALILAGLVAEGDTIISRVYHLDRGYERIVEKLGSLGAQIERVKE